From a single Solanum dulcamara chromosome 4, daSolDulc1.2, whole genome shotgun sequence genomic region:
- the LOC129887630 gene encoding protein CLP1 homolog, with amino-acid sequence MAYGGTNVNPLAATGGSTTVRQVKLEKECELRIEASADSPLRLRLLTGTAEIFGTEIPPGIWLNFPPRLKFAVFTWYGATIEMDGPTETDYTADETPMISYINVHAVLDGRRNRAKASPSDSDTSQGPRVIVVGPTDSGKSTLSRMLLSWAAKQGWKPTFVDLDIGQGSITIPGCVAATPIELPIDPVEGIPLEMPMVYFFGHVTPSANIDHYKVLVKELALTLETQFSGNAESRASGMVINTMGWIEGVGYELLLHAIDTFNATVILVLGQEKLCSMLKDVLKNRPNVDVVKLQKSGGVVSRNAKVRQKARGYRIREYFYGPSNDLSPHSNVVNFSDLFIYRIGGGPQAPRSALPIGAEPAADPTRLVPVIINLDLLHLVLAVSYAKEQDQIISSNVAGFIYVTDIDLHRKKITYLAPCAGELPSKNLIVGTLTWIEN; translated from the exons ATGGCTTATGGAGGCACAAATGTCAATCCATTGGCAGCAACAGGCGGTTCAACAACAGTGAGGCAGGTGAAGCTGGAAAAAGAATGTGAGCTCCGAATTGAAGCCAGTGCTGACTCGCCCCTCCGTCTTCGGCTCCTGACTGGCACGGCTGAGATTTTTGGGACTGAAATCCCTCCTGGAATCTGGCTCAACTTCCCTCCAAGACTTAAATTTGCA GTTTTTACTTGGTATGGAGCCACAATTGAGATGGACGGTCCCACTGAAACTGATTATACAGCAGATGAG acGCCGATGATAAGCTATATAAATGTCCATGCTGTACTTGATGGACGAAGAAACCGTGCCAAAGCTTCGCCTAGTGATTCTGACACTTCTCAG GGCCCAAGAGTTATTGTCGTGGGACCTACAGATTCGGGCAAGAGTACTTTGTCAAGGATGCTTCTTAGTTGGGCTGCTAAACAGGGATGGAAACCTACTTTTGTGGATTTGGACATAGGTCAAGGATCGATAACTATTCCAGGATGTGTTGCTGCTACACCAATCGAGTTGCCTATTGATCCAGTTGAAGGAATTCCACTTGAGATGCCTATGGTCTACTTCTTTGGCCATGTGACTCCTAG TGCCAACATAGATCACTACAAGGTACTCGTCAAGGAGCTAGCTCTGACTCTGGAGACACAATTTTCTGGTAATGCTGAATCTCGAGCTTCAGGCATGGTAATAAATACAATGGGATGGATAGAGGGAGTTGGTTATGAG TTGCTACTCCATGCGATTGATACGTTCAATGCCACAGTTATTCTTGTCTTGGGTCAG GAAAAACTTTGCAGCATGCTAAAAGATGTTTTGAAGAATCGGCCTAACGTGGATGTGGTgaaacttcaaaaatctggTGGTGTTGTATCAAGGAATGCAAAAGTACGGCAGAAAGCAAGGGGCTACAGAATACGG GAGTATTTTTATGGCCCGTCAAATGATCTCTCACCACATTCTAATGTGGTGAACTTCAGTGACTTGTTCATCTACCGAATAGGGGGTGGACCACAGGCTCCACGCTCAGCTTTACCTATTGGTGCAGAGCCTGCTGCAGATCCTACAAGATTGGTTCCTGTTATTATCAACCTGGACTTGCTCCATTTGGTTCTTGCTGTCTCATATGCCAAAGAACAAGATCAAATAATATCCAG TAATGTTGCTGGATTCATCTATGTAACCGATATAGACTTACACAG GAAAAAGATAACATACCTTGCACCTTGTGCTGGGGAACTTCCTAGCAAAAACCTAATTGTGGGAACCTTAACATGGATCGAAAACTGA